The sequence below is a genomic window from Thermanaerothrix sp..
CCTGGGGGCCCTCATCAAGGGGGAGTCCATGTTTCTGGCCCAGGCTGAGTTCGTGAAGCAGATCGGCATGGCCCAGGCGGCCAAGGCCGCCTTCCCCAACCTGGTGCCCCTCCACAGCGTGATCAAGGACGAGGTCTTCTCAAAGGCCATCACCCGGGAACAGCTGGTGGAGCGCATGGTGCGGGCGGTTCACGAGAGGAGCGTGAGGCTCCTTTTGGTCCGCCCCTATGACCTCTACCCAGGAGACAGGCTTGGCGCCTTCACCGAGGACCTTAAGGCCCTAAGCGATTCCCTTAAGGCCCGGGGCTATCTGCTTGGATTCCCATCGGCGGAGCGGCCGGTGGAAAGATCCCGCCTTGCCCCCCTGGGAGCGGCGCTGGCGCTGCTGGCGGTGATCTGGTCCATTAGGAATCGATTCCTCCAGGACAGGATCCCCAAGGGCAGCTGCCAATTCTACGTATACGCAGGAGCTCCGCTGATTCTAGGTCTAGGGGCCTCTATGATCGGCGGCTTCCCGATGAAGCTCTTGGGAGCTCTTCTTGGGGCCTTTGGGGCCTCCGAGGCGGCCTTGAGGGCCTTGGAACAGAGAAGCCCCGTGAGGGGAGCCTTGATGGGCTTTGCGGTGGCGTCGGTGGTGGGTACCTCAATAGGGGCCATGTACGGTTTCAGCCTGTACATGCTGCGGGTTGAGGTCTTTTCGGGGGTTAAGCTCACCCTGGTGCTCCCTCCCCTAATGGTGCTCTTTAACGACGTGGTAAAGCGCAGATACCCGGAAGGGGCGGAGATTCTAAAGCGTCCACCCCTTTGGGGGGAGCTGGCGGTGGCGGCGATCCTCCTAGCGGGGCTCGCATTCATGGCCATAAGAAGCGACAACACCGCCCTGGTGCCCCAGTGGGAGCTTTCCCTTCGCGAATGGCTGGAGCGCTTGTTGTTGGTACGTCCCAGGACCAAGGAGCTTTTGGGATATCCCTGTCTTTTCGCCGCCGCCTGGCTGTCCGCCAGGGGGCTTGCCCCGAGGCTTCAGGAGGTTTTCAGGATCGTATCCTCCCTTGCCTTCGCGTCTGCGGTAAACTCCTTCTGCCACCTTCACACCCCCTACCCCTTGACGCTGCTTAGGGGGTTCAACGGCCTTTGGACCGGCTGCCTCCTGGGGTTTGCGCTCTTCTTGGCCCTTGGCGCCGCATTTAATTACCGTGCCGGGAGGTTAAGGCCGTGACAATGGCAGAGGAAAGGGAGCTCCAGGTGGTGCTGTGCGGCTACTACGGCTTTGGCAACCTTGGGGACGAGCTTTTGGCTAGGGGTTTGGTGGAGCTTCTGGAGGGGTGTGGCATACCCAGGTCCCGCATAGGCGTTCTGTCCGCCGCCCCGGCCGTTACCGCCGCGGAGCTGTCGGTTAAGGCGGAGGACCGTTGGAGCCCACGGAAGGTCTTCGGCTTTCTAAGGTCCGCCAAGACCCTGCTTTTGGGCGGAGGCGGCCTTTTCCAGGACGTGACCAGCATCAAGAGCCCCATTTATTACTCCGGCGTGGTTTGGCTTGCCAAAAGGGCGGGAGCGGTTCCTTGGGCCTTTGGCCAGTCCTTGGGGCCCCTTCGCAGCGCACTTGGAAGGACCCTCGCGGCAAAGGCCCTTGGGGCTTGCAAGGTCAGGGTCTTCAGGGACCGACGATCCGTGGCGATGGCCCAGTCCATAGGTCTAGGGGCCGCAGCCCTGGCGCCGGATCCGGTGATGGCTTTAAGGCCCTCGTTGATCCGGTCCAAGGAGGAGCTCCTCTTGGTCAACCTAAGGCCCTCTAAGACCTTCAACCTACCTGGCCTGGCCAGGTCCATAATGAGGCTGGCCCATAGGACCGGCCTTTCCCCCGCGGGTTTTGCCATGGCGGAGGAGGACCTTATACCCTTAAGGGATCTTGAGGCCCTGGGGGTAAGGTGGTCCCAGGTTAGGCTCTTAAGAAACCTGAAGGACTTCGAGGAGATGGCCTCCTGCGCTGGAGGGTCGGTGTCCATGCGGCTTCACGGGGTCGTGTTGTCCGCCCTTTCTGGGTTGCCCTGCGCGGCTTTGCCCTACGACCCGAAGGTGGAGTCCTTTGCGGACGCCTTTGGAATTCCTAAGCATACCGGCGAGGGTGAGATAATCCTTGGTGAGGGTTTAACATCCGAAGTGCTTAATGAATCGGCCCGGGCTTTGAGGGAGGCCATGGAGGCTGCGCTCTCCAAGCTGGGTCTTGTGGGCGGTGGTGGGGCGTGCTAACCGACGAGAGGATTAAGGAACTTGTCTTAATAGCCCGGGAGGTTCGCAAGGACGTGGTGAGGATGATAGGTCTGGCCAAGGTGGGGTGTTTGGAGTCCTCCTTGGCCCTGGCGGACCTCTTGGTGTACCTGTATTGGGAGGCCCTGTCGGTGGAGCCGTCGAACCCCATGGATCCTAACAGGGACCGGTTCATCCTGAGCAAGCGCAGGGCCGCCCCGGCGCTGTACGCTGTTTTGGCAAGGCGGGGCTTCTTCAGCCG
It includes:
- a CDS encoding DUF5693 family protein; translated protein: MINGSKEPQVPGGFGGALRSYFVVLLLASLAVSLLSLMPRVRAELGNRRVGIVIEYRDLVSLAREGRFIPVDLGDSLRSKGLGGLLVGELSGRDLFSGVSTLRLSPVRDLLFELPVKGVPMDRAVLWSTADDANMRAALPYLSAKFPSASRMSSDGYLAVLLPLGMGDIADSGIVPDFEGLELARRLGLPVLFRPLPCIGVGGEGVASGVEALLAAGYPIRGMLPAGLSVAGYPRLEPLGALIKGESMFLAQAEFVKQIGMAQAAKAAFPNLVPLHSVIKDEVFSKAITREQLVERMVRAVHERSVRLLLVRPYDLYPGDRLGAFTEDLKALSDSLKARGYLLGFPSAERPVERSRLAPLGAALALLAVIWSIRNRFLQDRIPKGSCQFYVYAGAPLILGLGASMIGGFPMKLLGALLGAFGASEAALRALEQRSPVRGALMGFAVASVVGTSIGAMYGFSLYMLRVEVFSGVKLTLVLPPLMVLFNDVVKRRYPEGAEILKRPPLWGELAVAAILLAGLAFMAIRSDNTALVPQWELSLREWLERLLLVRPRTKELLGYPCLFAAAWLSARGLAPRLQEVFRIVSSLAFASAVNSFCHLHTPYPLTLLRGFNGLWTGCLLGFALFLALGAAFNYRAGRLRP
- the csaB gene encoding polysaccharide pyruvyl transferase CsaB, translated to MAEERELQVVLCGYYGFGNLGDELLARGLVELLEGCGIPRSRIGVLSAAPAVTAAELSVKAEDRWSPRKVFGFLRSAKTLLLGGGGLFQDVTSIKSPIYYSGVVWLAKRAGAVPWAFGQSLGPLRSALGRTLAAKALGACKVRVFRDRRSVAMAQSIGLGAAALAPDPVMALRPSLIRSKEELLLVNLRPSKTFNLPGLARSIMRLAHRTGLSPAGFAMAEEDLIPLRDLEALGVRWSQVRLLRNLKDFEEMASCAGGSVSMRLHGVVLSALSGLPCAALPYDPKVESFADAFGIPKHTGEGEIILGEGLTSEVLNESARALREAMEAALSKLGLVGGGGAC